The Toxorhynchites rutilus septentrionalis strain SRP chromosome 3, ASM2978413v1, whole genome shotgun sequence genome includes a region encoding these proteins:
- the LOC129774050 gene encoding uncharacterized protein LOC129774050 codes for MHSLSLALCVVFVFNACLENSNVHQVQAYRPYGRGGRFGVYRRPGWSWPGFHKTYRKPRLGWVLASNPNAHEEDTSVQRVTKSYYEVVHSGHGAENLIDPDTIPELIGFYNENGSIESFPSAAKYARNMESEESSEETPGDGESKNGTNSEVVGARLRHYDDYSEEYGGSYGKCKHKKKHKKKHKKKHKHKKHHNHHDDYGYGYDEYNYYDNYDKYRKRRAVPEPTGPLIDNSQELIDDDTLRQSPLKIMLVTDASILSNQNQPDNLFPHLQRSRNTRETGEHPRSTKRRIARNSNLHPTHQLNIAHVKFITPNGSETITPFHLLESRPSEDTSQKAVTNYNFFYLAHPAVDSKIENSTQRYVNVSAWSQFPHRIEKRKGVNLQQLPEHINLERAFLRETLLAESTTEGAPPEGLSYSLKTASEDYDTVSERNSIEIIPNEEIRKPLRRKLKPNRNNKLFVRKSKKWKFQRMDSDESSSLGPILIVGSNESIDSPKPSERSRDPRNSNQGMPHVIDGHAFHDQIKGRQRRVRPFTSRGDQMSQRMGKASPVEGAIESLKRESYNRVNPNDPGSILAMSPATRRNNQARRGDKLAPRILRSRKTTTEEPTTTTTTTTTTTTTTTTTTERTTMIPTKQERKRMRPRMRPKKSINDSEYKSIDDNKIDFENDSTKINKENKGLLRRRFMRRKPRPERNLLRNLLKPIEYGQKNARSHDEKLVENGQWEKIFSLKSEQNKRSVDDQCGAKKDSRWKLNRVQQIVRKEQLKKWSLDVALATRRENGHIADPDPIVVYKIGLDPPGNLRQYLKEITIIGSP; via the exons ATGCATAGTTTGTCGCTAGCACTGTGTGTAGTGTTTGTGTTCAACGCGTGTCTAGAGAACAGCAATGTGCATCAG GTACAAGCATATCGACCATATGGTCGTGGTGGTCGGTTCGGTGTATATCGTAGGCCGGGATGGAGTTGGCCGGGATTCCATAAGACATACAGGAAACCCCGCTTGGGTTGGGTTCTAGCGAGCAATCCAAATGCCCACGAGGAAGATACGAGTGTCCAAAGAGTGACGAAATCATACTACGAAGTTGTACACTCAGGGCATGGAGCGGAAAACCTGATAGATCCGGATACGATACCGGAGTTGATcggattctacaatgaaaatggCAGCATCGAATCATTCCCTTCCGCGGCAAAGTATGCACGGAATATGGAGTCGGAAGAGAGCAGTGAAGAAACGCCGGGCGATGGGGAGAGTAAAAATGGAACAAACAGTGAAGTTGTTGGGGCACGATTGAGACATTACGACGATTACTCGGAAGAATATGGTGGCTCTTATGGGAAGTGTAAGCACAAGAAGAAGCATAAGAAGAAGCACAAGAAAAagcataaacataaaaaacacCATAATCATCATGATGACTACGGTTACGGGTACGATGAATATAATTACTATGATAATTACGATAAGTATCGGAAAAGGCGGGCTGTCCCCGAGCCAACAGGCCCACTGATTGATAACTCTCAG GAATTGATTGATGATGATACGCTACGCCAGTCACCACTAAAAATCATGCTGGTTACGGATGCATCGATTCTGTCCAACCAAAATCAGCCGGATAACCTATTTCCACACCTTCAGCGTTCAAGGAATACACGGGAAACGGGTGAGCATCCGCGTTCGACCAAACGGCGCATTGCCCGAAACAG CAATCTACATCCCACCCATCAGTTGAACATCGCCCATGTGAAGTTCATCACACCGAACGGCTCGGAGACGATCACTCCATTCCATTTACTCGAAAGTCGCCCAAGCGAAGACACTAGCCAAAAGGCCGTGACCAACTACAATTTCTTCTATCTTGCTCATCCGGCGGTCGATAGTAAGATCGAGAACTCCACGCAACGCTATGTGAACGTATCCGCCTGGAGTCAATTTCCGCACAGAATAGAGAAGCGCAAAGGCGTAAATCTTCAACAACTTCCCGAACATATCAACCTGGAACGTGCATTCCTTCGAGAGACACTGCTCGCCGAGTCTACGACCGAAGGAGCACCCCCCGAGGGACTATCATATTCACTGAAAACAGCCAGCGAAGATTATGACACCGTTTCGGAACGAAACAGCATTGAGATCATACCGAATGAAGAGATACGGAAACCCTTGCGTCGTAAATTAAAACCCAATCGCAACAACAAACTTTTTGTTCGGAagtcaaaaaaatggaaattccaacGAATGGACTCCGATGAGAGCTCGTCGCTAGGACCAATTCTCATTGTCGGCTCCAATGAATCCATCGATAGTCCGAAGCCTTCTGAACGATCCCGTGATCCAAGAAATTCTAATCAAGGTATGCCCCACGTTATAGACGGACACGCATTTCATGACCAAATCAAAGGACGGCAGCGCAGAGTTCGACCATTCACTAGTCGCGGAGATCAAATGAGTCAGCGTATGGGGAAAGCTTCACCGGTGGAAGGTGCTATTGAATCGTTGAAAAGAGAAAGCTATAATAGGGTCAACCCGAATGACCCGGGAAGTATATTAGCAATGTCACCCGCTACAAGACGCAACAACCAAGCTAGACGAGGGGACAAACTAGCGCCCAGAATACTCAGATCTCGGAAAACAACAACGGAGGAGCCCACAACCACAACGACTACCACTACTACCACGACCACGACTACCACCACAACAACTGAGAGAACAACGATGATCCCAACTAAACAGGAGCGTAAACGTATGAGACCCCGAATGCGTCCGAAAAAGAGTATTAACGATAGTGAATACAAATCAATCGACGATAACAAAATAGACTTCGAAAATGACTCAACCAAGATCAACAAAGAAAACAAAGGTCTCCTCAGACGACGATTCATGCGCAGAAAACCAAGACCAGAGAGGAATTTATTGCGTAATTTACTGAAACCGATAGAATACGGTCAGAAGAATGCACGGTCACATGACGAAAAGTTGGTGGAAAACGGACAATGGGAGAAGATTTTTTCCCTGAAATCGGAACAGAACAAACGAAGTGTTGATGATCAATGCGGGGCGAAGAAGGATTCCAGATGGAAATTGAATCGAGTTCAGCAG ATAGTTCGGAAAGAGCAGTTGAAAAAATGGTCCTTAGACGTAGCGTTAGCAACGAGGCGGGAGAACGGGCATATCGCAGATCCAGACCCAATAGTCGTTTACAAAATCGGCCTAGATCCTCCGGGAAATCTTCGACAATATCTAAAGGAAATAACGATCATCGGGAGTCCTTAA